A DNA window from Hevea brasiliensis isolate MT/VB/25A 57/8 chromosome 2, ASM3005281v1, whole genome shotgun sequence contains the following coding sequences:
- the LOC110664647 gene encoding receptor-like protein kinase FERONIA, producing the protein MGCSESTQRFRRRTYGASGTQAEDMDTEAADISLATIGAVAGVFLVACGQGFNRGHGAITRAVRSRKDKDKQDNIPYVPIENTALDCGSYGLKTLSFDGRNWTGDVRSKFVAFNRYTKSTVSTASSMDPGVPQVPYKTARLFYSEFTYIFNVTPGPKFVRLHFYPHSYSGLDASKAFLSVTCGHYTLLSNFSASLGANYNNVHTFVKEFIIHVQNDSLHLTFSPSSNAPDAFAFVNGIEVVSMPLHLYIRGEDAPLPFVGYPAVVIRLDSTSALETVYRINVGGGDDVSPKSDTGMFRTWKPDAQYIFGAAFGQLAYDFDLNVSYTPTVPAYTAPVDVYRTGRFMGTNAAINLNYNLSWLFPIETGFIYLVRLHFCELDRNITKINQRVFSIYINNQTAQDQADVIAWSGGQGIPVYKDYIAMFPQERERIRDLWVELHPNTKTKPQYYDAILNGVEIFKLSNSCGDLAGLNPPQQRGLLVNPSTRSSGSSKKRLLTIVGCSVSGVVLAFLILCLLAFWIRAASERKKKRKTSHAQSNSRYFPLREIKAATNNFDEAQVILTVGGRVVFACGVVALISGSGSSNAERKTMEAPGRNYRIFRDDFEDDIASYFHKLCG; encoded by the exons ATGGGTTGCAGTGAGAGCACACAACGCTTTAGGAGGCGCACGTATGGGGCTTCTGGAACTCAGGCAGAAGACATGGACACTGAAGCAGCTGATATATCTTTGGCAACTATTGGTGCAGTGGCTGGAGTTTTTCTTGTTGCTTGTG GGCAAGGCTTCAATCGTGGTCATGGAGCAATAACCAGAGCTGTAAGGAGCCGTAAGGATAAGGACAAACAAG ATAACATTCCTTATGTTCCCATAGAAAATACTGCACTAGATTGTGGTTCCTATGGTTTGAAAACTTTGTCCTTCGATGGTCGGAACTGGACTGGCGATGTCAGATCAAAGTTTGTGGCTTTCAACCGGTACACAAAATCTACAGTATCGACGGCCTCTTCCATGGACCCTGGAGTCCCCCAAGTTCCTTATAAGACAGCTAGGCTATTCTATTCTGAATTCACCTACATCTTCAATGTTACACCCGGCCCAAAATTTGTCCGTCTTCACTTCTATCCACATTCTTATTCTGGTCTGGATGCCTCCAAGGCGTTTCTCTCAGTTACTTGTGGTCACTACACTCTCCTTAGCAACTTCAGTGCTTCTCTAGGTGCCAATTACAATAACGTGCATACTTTTGTCAAGGAATTCATAATTCATGTGCAAAACGATTCACTTCATCTGACGTTTAGCCCTTCTTCGAATGCTCCTGATGCGTTTGCGTTTGTCAACGGAATTGAAGTTGTTTCGATGCCATTGCATCTCTACATACGAGGCGAGGATGCACCTCTTCCTTTTGTTGGGTATCCGGCTGTGGTAATCAGACTGGACAGTACATCTGCACTTGAGACAGTTTACAGAATCAATGTGGGAGGGGGCGATGATGTTTCTCCCAAATCAGATACGGGGATGTTTCGCACTTGGAAACCGGATGCTCAATACATATTTGGAGCTGCTTTTGGGCAATTGGCATATGATTTTGATCTTAATGTTAGCTACACACCAACAGTACCAGCATACACCGCACCTGTTGACGTATATCGCACCGGCCGTTTTATGGGAACTAATGCTGCGATCAACTTAAACTATAATTTAAGTTGGCTTTTTCCCATTGAAACTGGTTTTATCTATCTTGTCAGGCTCCATTTCTGTGAGCTTGATCGGAATATAACAAAGATAAACCAGAGAGTATTTTCTATATATATCAATAATCAAACAGCCCAGGATCAAGCTGATGTCATTGCGTGGAGCGGTGGGCAAGGTATTCCAGTGTACAAGGACTACATCGCAATGTTTCCACAAGAGAGAGAAAGGATTCGGGATCTTTGGGTGGAGCTTCACCCCAACACCAAAACGAAGCCTCAATACTACGACGCGATTTTAAATGGGGTGGAGATATTCAAATTAAGCAATTCTTGTGGAGATCTCGCGGGACTCAATCCACCACAACAGCGGGGATTGCTAGTTAATCCCTCCACTAGATCATCCGGAAGTTCAAAGAAAAGACTACTTACCATTGTTGGCTGCTCGGTCAGCGGAGTGGTCTTGGCATTTCTTATCCTGTGCTTGCTTGCTTTCTGGATCAGAGCAGCAAgcgagagaaaaaagaaaaggaagacaAGCCATGCCCAGTCAAACAGTCGCTATTTCCCTTTGAGGGAGATAAAAGCAGCAACTAATAACTTTGATGAGGCACAGGTTATTCTTACTG TGGGTGGAAGAGTTGTTTTTGCTTGTGGTGTGGTTGCTCTGATTTCAGGCTCAGGATCTTCTAATGCTGAAAGGAAAACAATGGAAGCCCCTGGAAGGAATTATCGCATTTTCAGGGATGACTTTGAGGATGATATTGCAAGCTATTTTCACAAACTATGCGGCTAA